A genomic stretch from Candidatus Hydrogenisulfobacillus filiaventi includes:
- the murJ gene encoding putative lipid II flippase MurJ (Evidence 3 : Putative function from multiple computational evidences) — MQAATRKAAHHRSLGLHAAVIFVATLLSRLSGFVREIVMAYVFGTSAYTDTWLMASVLPNLLFGAINGAVTTTVVPVMSEADAGYSNRSRQHFVQEVFTLIVITALGLLLAGELAAPWLVRLIAPGFGPRKLALTVVMTRWMLPTILFWGLSGFVTGILQERERYFAPAISPVVINTVRILTILILGRLFGIVGVAIGFTLAVLSQLFVVIPPLLKLGFRLKFRWRFGHPLLRRMMVMSGPFFLASSAGTVGVIVDRILASTLVTGSLAALNYSYVLVQVPVGLLVSSLTVPIYTRLSRHFTHREEESFRFLTMKGLRVVLLIIMPITVWFILLSTPILELIYQRGAFSGRSTFLTAGTLAAFAVGLPGFALQFYLQRVFFATQDTRTPARFSVAQIAVNIAGDLLLVHPLAADGLALATGLGAWVNAFLLSVTLLRHSRREEIRRLVRPLLSLAAATVVMAGAVLILNRVLPLAALHGLWALSGGLVVTGLLSLLPYGLLLLLLRYPEAGEGLRRLAGRLALS; from the coding sequence GTGCAGGCCGCGACACGCAAGGCCGCTCATCATCGCAGTCTCGGCCTCCATGCGGCCGTGATCTTCGTGGCCACGCTGCTGAGCCGCCTCAGCGGCTTCGTGCGGGAAATCGTCATGGCCTATGTGTTCGGCACCTCCGCCTACACCGACACCTGGCTAATGGCATCGGTCCTGCCCAACCTCCTGTTCGGGGCCATCAACGGCGCCGTGACCACCACCGTCGTCCCCGTAATGAGTGAAGCCGATGCGGGTTATTCCAACCGCTCCCGCCAGCACTTCGTCCAGGAGGTGTTCACCCTCATCGTGATCACCGCCCTGGGGTTGTTGCTGGCCGGCGAGCTGGCTGCCCCCTGGCTGGTGCGCCTGATTGCCCCCGGCTTCGGGCCCCGCAAGCTGGCGCTGACGGTGGTGATGACCCGCTGGATGCTGCCGACCATCCTGTTCTGGGGCCTGAGCGGATTTGTCACCGGCATCCTCCAGGAACGGGAACGCTATTTCGCGCCGGCCATCTCGCCGGTGGTCATCAACACCGTCCGTATCCTGACCATTCTCATCCTGGGCCGCCTCTTCGGGATCGTGGGGGTGGCGATCGGGTTTACGCTGGCCGTGCTCTCCCAGCTGTTTGTGGTCATCCCCCCGTTGCTCAAGCTCGGGTTCCGGCTCAAGTTCCGCTGGCGGTTCGGCCATCCCCTGCTGCGGCGGATGATGGTAATGTCGGGGCCGTTCTTCCTGGCCAGCTCGGCCGGCACGGTGGGCGTCATCGTCGACCGGATCCTGGCCTCCACCCTGGTCACCGGCTCCCTGGCCGCCCTCAATTACTCCTACGTCCTCGTGCAGGTACCGGTCGGGCTGTTGGTGTCCTCCCTCACCGTCCCCATTTACACCCGGCTTTCCCGGCACTTCACACACCGGGAGGAGGAGTCGTTCCGTTTCCTGACCATGAAAGGGCTGCGGGTGGTCCTCCTCATCATCATGCCCATCACGGTGTGGTTCATCCTGCTCAGCACCCCTATCCTGGAGCTCATCTATCAGCGGGGTGCCTTCTCCGGCCGTTCCACCTTCCTGACGGCGGGAACCCTGGCCGCCTTCGCGGTCGGCCTGCCCGGCTTTGCCCTGCAGTTCTACCTTCAGCGGGTGTTCTTCGCCACCCAAGACACCCGCACCCCGGCGCGCTTCAGCGTGGCCCAGATCGCGGTCAACATCGCCGGCGACCTGCTGCTGGTGCACCCCTTGGCAGCAGACGGCCTCGCCCTGGCCACGGGCCTGGGCGCCTGGGTGAACGCCTTCCTGCTCAGCGTCACCCTGCTGCGCCACAGCCGCCGGGAGGAGATCCGGCGGCTGGTCCGCCCCCTCCTCAGCCTAGCCGCCGCCACCGTGGTGATGGCCGGGGCCGTGTTGATCCTCAACCGGGTCCTGCCCCTTGCCGCCCTGCACGGCCTCTGGGCCCTGAGCGGCGGCCTCGTGGTCACCGGACTGCTGTCCCTGCTCCCCTACGGGCTCCTGCTCCTGCTCCTCCGCTACCCGGAGGCCGGCGAAGGCCTGCGCCGGCTGGCCGGCCGGCTGGCGCTCTCCTGA
- the otsA gene encoding Trehalose-6-phosphate synthase — translation MLSGQRPLDRHPLVVVTNREPYIDERVGQGIRTVQSAGGVVAALDPLLQEHGGYWVAWGSGSADFQAAPDGRRQVPPRNPRYTLCRVALSPEEVEGYYASYSNQGLWPLSHLLIERAHFSREAYGFYAAVNRKFAQAAARVAPRRAWVFSHDYQLALFPAALKRARPDLTIAHFWHIPWAPFTVFRLCPHYRALLEGLLGADVLGFQTGGDVFHFLNAVQRTFPEAVVDRELGVVTWNRHTTRVSAFPVSVDYAAIRELALSRRVSRMARGLRRQLAHADLQLVVAVDRADYTKGILHRLEALADFLERYPAWHRRFVLLQVVVPTRTEVDEYRDLFTEVLRRTRALNEEWGRDGWQPVVTIRRSLDRARLTALFRAADVALVSSLFDGMNLVAKEFVAAQVDRRGVLLVSESAGASEELTDAFPVNPLDPEGMAATLDEALRLPPAERAARLGRMQAYLSRHNVYTWLQDILDALEEASLNPSWLTTDAETSPSLIGESWTDS, via the coding sequence TTGCTTTCCGGCCAAAGGCCTCTAGACCGGCACCCGCTGGTGGTGGTCACCAATCGCGAACCCTATATCGATGAACGGGTCGGACAAGGCATCCGGACCGTGCAGAGCGCAGGCGGGGTGGTCGCCGCCCTGGATCCGCTCCTGCAGGAACACGGCGGATATTGGGTGGCATGGGGCAGCGGCAGCGCCGATTTTCAGGCAGCCCCCGACGGCCGCCGGCAGGTGCCGCCCCGTAATCCCCGCTACACCCTCTGCCGGGTGGCATTGAGCCCGGAAGAGGTGGAGGGCTATTACGCGTCCTACAGCAATCAGGGCCTCTGGCCCCTGTCCCATCTCCTGATTGAGCGGGCCCATTTTTCGCGGGAGGCCTACGGCTTCTATGCAGCCGTCAACCGCAAGTTCGCGCAGGCGGCAGCCCGGGTCGCACCCCGCCGGGCCTGGGTGTTCTCCCACGACTATCAGCTGGCCCTGTTTCCGGCCGCCCTCAAGCGGGCGCGGCCCGACTTGACCATTGCGCACTTTTGGCACATCCCTTGGGCCCCCTTCACGGTCTTCCGCCTCTGCCCCCACTACCGGGCCCTGCTGGAAGGGCTGCTGGGCGCGGATGTGCTCGGTTTCCAGACCGGGGGGGATGTCTTTCACTTCCTGAACGCGGTCCAGCGCACCTTTCCCGAGGCGGTGGTCGACCGCGAGCTGGGGGTCGTGACCTGGAACCGCCACACCACCCGGGTCAGCGCCTTTCCCGTCAGCGTGGACTACGCCGCCATCCGGGAGCTGGCCTTAAGCCGGCGGGTCAGCCGCATGGCCCGGGGGCTCCGCCGCCAGCTGGCCCATGCCGACCTGCAGCTGGTGGTGGCCGTGGACCGGGCGGATTACACCAAGGGCATCCTCCACCGCCTGGAAGCCCTGGCCGACTTCCTGGAACGCTATCCCGCCTGGCACCGGCGCTTTGTCCTGCTGCAGGTGGTGGTGCCGACCCGCACCGAGGTCGACGAGTACCGCGACCTGTTCACCGAGGTGCTGCGCCGGACCCGGGCCCTCAACGAGGAGTGGGGCCGGGACGGTTGGCAGCCGGTGGTTACCATCCGCCGCAGCCTGGACCGTGCGCGGCTGACCGCGCTGTTCCGGGCGGCGGACGTGGCCCTGGTCAGCTCCCTCTTCGACGGCATGAATCTGGTGGCCAAGGAGTTTGTGGCTGCCCAGGTCGACCGCCGCGGGGTGCTGCTGGTGAGCGAAAGCGCCGGGGCCTCGGAGGAGCTGACCGACGCCTTTCCCGTCAACCCCCTCGACCCGGAGGGCATGGCGGCCACCCTCGACGAGGCCCTGCGTCTACCCCCCGCCGAGCGCGCGGCGCGGCTGGGCCGCATGCAGGCCTACCTGTCCCGGCACAACGTCTATACCTGGCTCCAGGACATCCTGGACGCCCTCGAGGAGGCCAGCCTCAACCCCTCATGGCTCACGACGGATGCGGAAACCTCCCCCTCCTTGATCGGGGAATCCTGGACCGATTCCTGA
- a CDS encoding Trehalose-6-phosphate phosphatase, whose product MPPGLEAALLGRLAGGLDLVALVSGRALPSLVGLFPGLEAARQRGASVYLVGNHGAEWLGPESGLRVHPAAIAARPLLAGVRDRLAGMLDHWPGTRLEDKGLTLTVHYRGAAPGTGPALQPLLEELVSGTNGRLYVVPARMAWEIRVRGAPTKGLALRTLLDRRYGPDWADSVAVVLFGDDLTDESAFLALPGALTCRVGPVPLNGAQTCLPDPAALRRLLMSGC is encoded by the coding sequence GTGCCGCCGGGACTGGAGGCGGCCCTGCTGGGCCGCCTGGCCGGCGGCCTGGACCTGGTCGCCCTGGTCAGCGGCCGGGCCCTGCCCTCCCTGGTCGGGCTATTCCCCGGTCTGGAAGCCGCCCGCCAGCGGGGGGCCTCCGTGTATCTGGTCGGCAATCACGGGGCGGAATGGCTGGGGCCGGAATCCGGCCTCCGGGTCCATCCGGCGGCGATAGCGGCCCGGCCCCTGCTGGCCGGCGTCCGCGACCGCCTGGCGGGCATGTTGGACCACTGGCCCGGCACCCGCCTGGAGGACAAAGGCCTCACCCTGACCGTGCATTACCGGGGGGCGGCCCCCGGGACCGGTCCTGCCCTCCAACCGCTGCTGGAGGAGCTGGTATCCGGTACCAACGGCCGCCTCTACGTGGTGCCGGCCCGCATGGCCTGGGAAATCCGGGTCCGCGGGGCCCCCACCAAGGGACTGGCGCTGCGGACCCTGCTCGACCGCCGCTACGGGCCGGATTGGGCGGATTCCGTGGCGGTGGTGCTGTTCGGGGATGACCTGACCGACGAGTCGGCCTTCCTGGCGCTGCCGGGCGCCCTCACCTGCCGGGTGGGGCCGGTACCGCTGAACGGGGCGCAGACCTGCCTGCCCGACCCGGCCGCCCTGCGGCGGCTCTTGATGAGCGGATGCTAA
- a CDS encoding protein of unknown function (Evidence 5 : Unknown function) — translation MSTPAAPPTGRRAGGHAHARRLRPLRWLFAGIVILIAVLFWDLNALVAGLRHTAGALARLEGARRLLGTTAAVAWAHLLQLVHRIGHWLASVGGPA, via the coding sequence ATGTCCACCCCAGCTGCTCCGCCCACCGGCCGCCGGGCCGGCGGGCACGCGCACGCCCGCCGGCTGCGTCCGCTGCGCTGGCTGTTTGCCGGCATCGTGATCCTGATAGCGGTCCTGTTCTGGGACCTGAACGCGCTGGTAGCCGGGCTCCGGCACACGGCCGGGGCCCTGGCCCGGCTGGAGGGGGCCCGCCGGCTGCTGGGCACCACCGCCGCCGTCGCCTGGGCCCACCTCCTGCAGCTGGTCCATCGCATCGGCCACTGGCTGGCTTCGGTGGGGGGACCCGCCTGA
- a CDS encoding conserved membrane protein of unknown function (Evidence 4 : Unknown function but conserved in other organisms), translating to MLVITAEKGVKDMYRAPYATRLDEGLDGATLGKTLGYLASYLAFAMLASPFAVALRGWSVWVGLAMALGGTLLANRAAARGTGAYGWGVVVALGMGLMAGPLVLYTALTEPRVLLTALLSVVAAVGLTAVMVAWIPWDFSRLGPLLFVGLLLLILTGLLSWIIPAWAGVSLSVTYNLIGVAIFVGYLLVDFSLLKYRGLTLPGDGAAVVLAVALLVDIVNLLLFLISLGQRRS from the coding sequence ATGCTGGTGATAACGGCAGAAAAAGGGGTGAAGGATATGTACCGGGCACCGTATGCAACCCGGCTGGACGAGGGGCTGGACGGGGCCACCCTGGGCAAGACCCTGGGTTACCTGGCTTCCTATCTGGCATTTGCCATGCTGGCTTCCCCCTTTGCCGTCGCCTTGCGCGGCTGGTCGGTCTGGGTGGGCCTGGCGATGGCCCTGGGCGGTACCTTGCTGGCCAACCGGGCGGCGGCGCGCGGGACCGGCGCCTACGGCTGGGGTGTGGTGGTGGCGCTGGGGATGGGCCTCATGGCCGGGCCCCTGGTGTTGTATACCGCGCTGACCGAGCCCCGGGTGCTCCTGACCGCGCTGCTTTCGGTGGTGGCGGCGGTCGGGTTGACGGCCGTGATGGTGGCCTGGATCCCGTGGGACTTCTCCCGGCTGGGTCCGCTGCTCTTCGTGGGCCTGCTGCTGCTGATCCTGACCGGATTGCTTTCCTGGATCATCCCTGCCTGGGCCGGGGTCTCCCTGTCGGTCACCTATAACCTGATCGGGGTCGCCATCTTTGTCGGCTACCTGCTGGTGGACTTCTCGCTGCTCAAGTACCGCGGCCTCACCCTGCCCGGGGACGGGGCGGCGGTAGTGCTGGCGGTCGCGCTGCTGGTGGATATCGTCAACCTGCTGCTTTTCCTGATCTCGCTGGGTCAGCGGCGCAGCTGA